Within the Candidatus Cloacimonadota bacterium genome, the region TTTTTTAAATTTTATGTTATTTTTCATTTCTTTCCTCCTGGGCTAATCTTTGTGCCTTATGAAGCCTTTTTCTAACAAGTTCGATATCTGGCTTGGGAGTTTTGATACCTTTTTTTGATTTTTTCTTGAATGTATGGAGTACATAAATTTTGT harbors:
- a CDS encoding type II toxin-antitoxin system RelE/ParE family toxin, which encodes MGNKIYVLHTFKKKSKKGIKTPKPDIELVRKRLHKAQRLAQEERNEK